DNA sequence from the Tenacibaculum mesophilum genome:
TTAACACACGTTCTAACTCTGCTGCAATTCCTGTACTACTTGCAATACCTAGATTACACGTATCAGTTCCAGGACATGCAGTGATATCATTCAAACTGTTATATCCTACCTCAGCAAAACCTAATTTTTGTAATTCCGTATAGAAAAATGGTAAAAATTCTTCTCTTACGTGACGAATTAAAATATTTTGACGTAGCGTAAAGCGTAACTCATTTGCTCCATATTTCTTGATTAAATCAGCTAACAAACGGGCTTTGTCGGTATAAAAATCTCCTAACAAAACTTTAATCCCAATCGCATATAATCCTTCTTGTTTTTGTTGAATCACGTTAGTTTCTTTCCATTTTTGATACGCTTCTTTATCCTCAATTACTACAGATGGAACTTCGTTGGTTTCAAAAACAATGTCTTGTTCAAAGTCGGTAGTATTTATCGGATACGTTTTATACGCTAAAGCATTTCTTTCAGCTGCAACCAGTTCTAAGAAAGCATCTACACCTAAATCTTTTACCAAGAATTTTAAACGAGCTTTGGCTCTTTTAGCACGTTCTCCGTAACGATCAAATACACGTAACACACCTTCAATAGTTGGTATCAATAAATCTGCTTCTAAAAACTCATAAATTACATCTGCATGACGTGGTTGTGACCCTAATCCTCCAGCTAATAATACCTTAAATCCTTTTACTTCTTTACCATCAACTGTTTTCGTTTTAGCAATGAATCCTAAATCGTGAATAAAACTCAACGCAGTATCTTCTTCTGTAGCTGAGAAAGACATTTTGAACTTCCTTCCCATTTCCTGACAGATTGGATTACGTAAGAAAAATTGAAAAGTAGCATGTGCGTAGGGTGTTACATCAAACGGTTCTTTCGGATCGATTCCCGCAGTTTCTGAAGCCGTAACATTACGTACCGCATTACCACATGCTTCTCGTAATGTAATATCGTCTTTCTCTAACTGTGCCCATAACTCAGGTGTTCTGTCTAAACTTACGTGGTGAATTTGAATATCTTGACGTGTCGTAATGTGTAAACGACCACGAGAATATTCATCAGAAACATCTGCAATTCTGTGTAATTGTTCGCTTGTAACTTTACCATACGGCAATTTTATACGAATCATTTGTACCCCAAACTGACGTTGCCCATAAATTCCTCTGGCTAAACGTAAGCTTCTAAAACGTTCTTCATCTATTTTTCCTTCGTTAAACAAACGTATTTTACGTTCTAACTCTAGGATATCCTTTTCTACTAAAGGATTTTCTATTTCTGATCTAAAACTTTGCATGTGGTTTTTTAATAGTTGTTTGCTTACAAAAGCGTTGTTATTCGTTATGTAAGAACTCTTGCTTTGCTAACAATTGTTCTTCTGTTTCTACATGTGCATCATCTGGCACACAACAATCTACTGGACATACTGCCGCACATTGCGGTTCTTCATGAAATCCTTTACACTCAGTACATTTATCGGGTACTATAAAATAGTACTCGTCTGATACTGGTTCATTCTCCTCGTCTGCATTTACAGAAGCTCCATCTAATAAGGTTACATTTCCTTCTAATGAAGTTCCTTCGCTATATTTCCAGTCACTTGCTCCTTCATAAATGGCTGTATTTGGGCATTCTGGTTCACATGCCCCACAGTTGATGCACTCATCTGTAATAATTATTGCCATAACTTTTAAATTTTAGTACTTGATAAAACCAACTCCTGACGTATTGTTCGTTTTAGGGTTGATAATGATAAATGCTCCGTTTGCCTTATTTTCTTCATATGAATCAACAAACAAAGGCTTACTTACTTTTAAACTTACTTCACCTATTTCGTTTAATGATAACTTAACAGGCGCTTCTTCTACTCCAGAAAAATCAGTACGAATGATTGTTTTTAAACCTGTTATCTTTGCTTGTACATCGTTTACTCCGTGTTTGATGTAATACTTTTCTGAAGCTTGTAATGGCGCCTTATCCATCCAACAAATAGTAGCTTCTAACTGTTTTACCACAGAAGGTTCTTCTCCTGTTTTCACCAACATATCTCCTCTACTTACGTTTACATCATCTTCTAAGGTGATGTTTACAGAGCTTCCTCTTTTTGCTCTTGCATATTCTTTATCAAAAAATTGAATGCTTTTTATGGTAGATTTTGTTGCTGATGGTAATACCGTTACACTATCTCCTACTGCTAAATCACCTCCATACAATTTCCCAGCATATCCTCTAAAATCATGATACTCATCCGTTTTAGGTCGAATAACTGTTTGCACTGGGAAACGTGCTTTTGATACTTCTTGCGTATCTTCAGACCCCAAGTTTTCAAGGTAATTCAGTAATGTTTCTCCTTTATACCAAGGGGTGTTTTCTGAAGACTTCACAACATTATCTCCTTTCAAAGCTGAAAGAGGTATGAATGTGATATTTTGATTTTGATAGTCGCTCTTCTTAGCTAGATACTCTATTTCTCCTTTAATCTGATTGAATTTTTCTTCTGAAAAGTCTACCAAATCCATTTTGTTTACAGCTACTATCACGTCTTTTACTCTCAATAAATTATTGATAAAGAAATGACGATAGGTTTGTTCTACCACTCCATTTCTGGCATCTACCAAAATGATAGAAGCTTGTGAGTTCGAAGCTCCTGTTACCATGTTTCTAGTATACTCTATATGACCTGGAGTATCAGCTATGATAAAACTGGTTTTAGGTGTTGAAAAATATATGTGAGCTACATCAATAGTAATCCCTTGTTCACGTTCTGCTACTAATCCGTCAGTGGCTAAAGAAAAGTCTAAGTAATCAAATCCACGTTGCTTACTTTTTTCTTCTATTGCTTCTAATTTATCTTGGGTTAATGATTTTGTATCGTATAAAATTCGCCCTATTAGTGTGCTCTTTCCATCATCTACACTTCCTGCTGTTGCTATTTTTACTACGTTCATGTTGTTTTAGTATTGAGTGATTAGTATTGAGTTTTGAGTATTTTTTCTCATTACTCTATACTAAATACTAGGTTTTCTTTTAAAAATATCCTTGTTGTTTACGTTTCTCCATTGCTGCTTCTGAGCGTTTATCATCTATCCTTGCTCCTCTTTCTGATATGGAAGATTCTCTAATTTCGTCTACCACCGTATCTATATCTATTGCATCTGATAAAACCGCTGCCGTACAACTCATATCTCCTACTGTTCTAAAACGAACCATACGCTCTTGTACTTCTTCTTCCTCTTCTCTATACACAACTTCATCGTTTGCAGACCAGATTAACCCGTCTCTAATAAAAGTGGCTCTTTTATGAGCGAAATAGATGGATGGAATTTCAATTTGTTCTTGTTGTATATACGACCAAACATCTAACTCTGTCCAGTTAGAAATTGGAAAAACACGTACATTTTGACCTAAATCAATTCTTCCATTTAGCATGTCGAACAACTCTGGGCGCTGATTCTTTTCATCCCATTGCCCAAAATCATCTCTTACTGAAAAAATACGCTCTTTAGCTCTCGCTTTTTCTTCATCTCTACGCGCTCCACCGATACATGCGTCAAAACCAAATTCTTCAATGGCATCTAATAACGTTTCGGTTTGTAACATGTTTCGGCTAGCGTACTTTCCTGTTTCTTCTTTTACTTTACCAGCATCAATATTGTCTTGTACTTCTCTTACGATTAACTCAACACCTAATTCTTCTACCAAACGATCTCTAAATTCAATCGTTTCAGGAAAATTATGCCCAGTATCAATATGCAATAAAGGGAACGGAATTTTTGCTGGATAAAATGCTTTTTGAGCAAGTCGCACCAGTGTTATGCTATCTTTGCCCCCCGAAAACAATAACACCGGTTTTTCAAATTGCGCGACTACTTCTCTTAATATATATATGGCTTCACTTTCTAAAGCTCCTACTTGTATCGTTTCTGTATTCATAATCATGTTCTTTAAATATGTAAACCACATTCTCTGTTACTTTCTACTTTTGTGGGATCGAAGTACTTAAACTCGTTAGGTAATTGATGCTCTTCTAAATAAGCATCTAACTTCTCATCTGACCAATGGTAAAACGGACTCACTTTTAATACTCCATCTTTACTTCTTGAAACAATATCAATACTATCTCTAAAAGCTGTTTGTCCTTTTCTTAAGTTGGTAAACCACACATTTGGTTTGTGCTCTTCCATCGCTCTTTTAAAAGGCTCTAACTTCACTTGCTCAGTAAATACCGCATGTTTTGGATCATCAACTGTTGGTAATCCTAAAGTAATATTTCTGTGTGCTACCGTTTGTTTAGGTACATACAACTGAATGTTTAATTGTAATTTTTCAATTAACTCTTCAGCATGTTTATAGGTTTGTGGAGTATTATATCCTGTATCACACCAAATAACATCTATACTGTTTTTTACTGATGCTACTGCGTGTAAAATGGCTCCTTCATAGGGACGAAAGTTTGTAGTTACTACGGCTTTATTTGCTTGTAGTAATGCCCAAACAATAATCTCTTTTGGAGATTTGTTTTTTAACTCTGCGTTTACTGCTTCTAAATTCATTGTTTCTATACTCATTTTTTGCCCCATTTAATACTGTTCCAAACTCTTTCGTGAAAAAAATACAATAGCATTTTTGTTACTAATTCTACAGCTCCAATTGAAAAAGCTGTTTTTACTTGTCCTGTAATTACCCATGATATTAATATTGTATCTATGGTACCAACAACTCTCCAACTTATTGACTTTATAATGCTTCTTAGTGGTTTTTCAGAAAGCTTATCTTCTTTATAATTAGCTTTATTTTCTACTACTTGTTCTACAATCATTTTTAAAATACCATTACCCTATCGGAATACTAGGTTTTAAGTCAACAAATATACAGATGCTTTTTAATTCTCCAAGGGGAAATCAAAAAAATATTTGAATTTTACAATTTGTTAATACTACACTAAATCTGCAAGTGTGTTATTACGAAGTACTTGTAGCGTATTATCTCTTACTTGAATCATTAATTTGTGTACTGAGCATGCTTCTTCATCTGGACAGTCATCACATTTTTCATAATAATTCAAACTAACACATGGTACCATAGCAATAGGTCCTTCTAGTGTTCTAATAACATCAGTCATTTTAATTTCGCTCGCAGGCTTTAGCAAATAATAGCCTCCACCCTTTCCTTTTTTTGCTCCTAAAATCCCTGATTTTCGTAAGGTAAGTAATATGCTTTCTAAAAACTTGTGTGAAATGTTTTCGTTTTCTGAAATGGTAGCTATTTGTACCATAGTGCCCTTTTCTTGTTTTGCAATAAAAGTAAGCGCCTTAATTCCGTATTTTGTTTTCTTAGAAAGCATATTACAAATATATGCTTTACTTCTTAATTATTTAATGCTTGATTTAAATCGTTAATTACGTCTTCTACGTTTTCTAATCCTACCGAACATCGTACTAAGCCATCTGTAATTCCTACTTCTAATCGGTCTTCTTCATTTAATTTACTGTGCGTGGTTGATGCTGGGTGTGTTACAATGGTTCTTGTGTCTCCTAAGTTTGCTGATAGAGAGCATAGCTTTATGCTATTCAAAAATTTGCGTCCTGCCTCTATGCCTCCTTTAACTTCAAAGGCTACAATGTTTCCTCCTAATCGCATTTGTTTTATTGCTATTTCATACTGTGGATGCGATTTTAAAAATGGGTACTTCACCAGGTTTACCTTTGGATGTTCTTCTAAAAATTGTGCTACTTTTAACGCGTTTTCACAGTGTTTTTCTACTCTTATTGATAGTGTTTCTAGACTTTTTGATAATACCCAAGCGTTGAATGGTGACATTGCTGGACCTGTATTTCTTGAGAATAAATAGATTTCTTTTACTAGTTCTGCTTTTCCTACTGTAACTCCTCCTAAGACACGTCCTTGTCCGTCTATGAGTTTTGTTGCTGAGTGAATTACTAAGTCTGCTCCAAATTTTATTGGGTTTTGTAGGTATGGGGTTGCGAAGCAGTTATCTATTACTAATAATATGTTGTGTTTTTTTGCAATGCTTCCTAATAGTTCTAAATCTAAAATATCTACTGCTGGGTTTGTTGGTGTTTCTGCATATAATATTTTGGTATTTGGTTGTATTAGACTTTCTATTTTTTCTGCTTCTGTTATTTTAAAGTAGCTTGTTTCTATATTCCACTTTGGTAAATACTTTGTAAACAAACTGTGTGTTGAACCAAATACTGAACAACATGATACGATATGGTCTCCTGCATTTAACAGGGTGCCAAAAGTTGAAAACACCGCTGCCATACCGGTTGCAAACGCATATCCTGCTTCGGCACCTTCCATAGCCACTATTTTATTGACAAATTCTGTGGTATTCGGATTTGAAAACCTGCTGTATAAATTCTTCTCCTTTTCTTCTGCAAACGATGCTCGCATATCTTCAGCATCATCAAATACAAAACTTGAGGTTAGGTATAAAGGTGTAGAATGCTCTGAAAATTGTGAACGTTCTGTTTGCGTTCGTATGGCTTGTGTTTCAAAATTTTTGCTCATGTTGTTTTTTTAGATGTTTGACCGCTTCATTGTCAGATAAAAGAATCAAAATTTGTGGGTCTTAGCTCTTATATCTTTTCTCTCTGCTCTATTTTCTTGGTTCTTGTTTTTAAGTTTTCTATTCCTTTTTTCTGATGTCACTTCGAGTAAAATTATTGAAATGAAATAAAAATAATTTTGTATCGAGAAGTATTCTAATCGTTCTCGATACAATTTTTACTTCGTTAACACTCCATAAAAATCACTCGAACTGACAAAGGCTTTAGTAAATCTTATCTCTATTTTCTTGGTTCTTGTTTCTTGTTTCTTGTTTCTTTCTACTAATTATTATTCTTGGCTAATCGTAAAATGTCTCCAAACACTCCTCTGGCTGTAACTTTTGATCCTGCTCCTGCTCCTTGGATAACAATAGGTTGTTCTCCATAAGACTCCGTATAGATTTCAAAAATGGCATCTGAACCTTTTAGGCTTCCTAAAGGAGAACTTTCTGGTACCGATACTAATTTTACATCTAACTCTCCTTTTGTTTGTTGTAAGTCTCCATGTAAATCTCCGATATATCTCAGTACGTGTTTCTCTTCTTGTGCTTCTTTTTGCTGTTGAAATGTAGTATCTAGTTTTTCTAAGTTTCCTAAAAACTCATCAGAAGATACTTCTCTAAACTCCTCTGGAATCAAGTTTTCTATCTGAATATCATCAAACTCGTTTTCTAAATCTAATTCACGTGCCAAAATCAATAGTTTTCTAGCAACATCATTTCCACATAAATCTTCACGAGGGTCTGGTTCTGTAAACCCTTTATCAATTGCTTCTTGTAACACCGTTGAAAATGTTACATCTTCCGAAGAAAACTTATTGAATAAATAACTTAAAGATCCTGAGAACACTCCTCGAATTCTGGTTATATTCTCTCCTGAATCGTGCAATAATTTAATCGTATCAATCAATGGTAAACCTGCGCCAACATTGGTTTCATACAGGTAACTCTTCTTATTTTTATCTAAGGTTTTTCGTAACTCTTTATAAAAATCGTACGAAACAGTATTCGCTATTTTGTTAGAAGAAACCAAGTCGAATCCAGCATTGACTAAAGGAATGTAATTTTCTATAAAATCTA
Encoded proteins:
- a CDS encoding phosphoadenosine phosphosulfate reductase domain-containing protein, with protein sequence MNLEAVNAELKNKSPKEIIVWALLQANKAVVTTNFRPYEGAILHAVASVKNSIDVIWCDTGYNTPQTYKHAEELIEKLQLNIQLYVPKQTVAHRNITLGLPTVDDPKHAVFTEQVKLEPFKRAMEEHKPNVWFTNLRKGQTAFRDSIDIVSRSKDGVLKVSPFYHWSDEKLDAYLEEHQLPNEFKYFDPTKVESNRECGLHI
- a CDS encoding O-succinylhomoserine sulfhydrylase — protein: MSKNFETQAIRTQTERSQFSEHSTPLYLTSSFVFDDAEDMRASFAEEKEKNLYSRFSNPNTTEFVNKIVAMEGAEAGYAFATGMAAVFSTFGTLLNAGDHIVSCCSVFGSTHSLFTKYLPKWNIETSYFKITEAEKIESLIQPNTKILYAETPTNPAVDILDLELLGSIAKKHNILLVIDNCFATPYLQNPIKFGADLVIHSATKLIDGQGRVLGGVTVGKAELVKEIYLFSRNTGPAMSPFNAWVLSKSLETLSIRVEKHCENALKVAQFLEEHPKVNLVKYPFLKSHPQYEIAIKQMRLGGNIVAFEVKGGIEAGRKFLNSIKLCSLSANLGDTRTIVTHPASTTHSKLNEEDRLEVGITDGLVRCSVGLENVEDVINDLNQALNN
- a CDS encoding 4Fe-4S dicluster domain-containing protein produces the protein MAIIITDECINCGACEPECPNTAIYEGASDWKYSEGTSLEGNVTLLDGASVNADEENEPVSDEYYFIVPDKCTECKGFHEEPQCAAVCPVDCCVPDDAHVETEEQLLAKQEFLHNE
- a CDS encoding sulfate adenylyltransferase subunit 1, producing the protein MNVVKIATAGSVDDGKSTLIGRILYDTKSLTQDKLEAIEEKSKQRGFDYLDFSLATDGLVAEREQGITIDVAHIYFSTPKTSFIIADTPGHIEYTRNMVTGASNSQASIILVDARNGVVEQTYRHFFINNLLRVKDVIVAVNKMDLVDFSEEKFNQIKGEIEYLAKKSDYQNQNITFIPLSALKGDNVVKSSENTPWYKGETLLNYLENLGSEDTQEVSKARFPVQTVIRPKTDEYHDFRGYAGKLYGGDLAVGDSVTVLPSATKSTIKSIQFFDKEYARAKRGSSVNITLEDDVNVSRGDMLVKTGEEPSVVKQLEATICWMDKAPLQASEKYYIKHGVNDVQAKITGLKTIIRTDFSGVEEAPVKLSLNEIGEVSLKVSKPLFVDSYEENKANGAFIIINPKTNNTSGVGFIKY
- a CDS encoding HEPN domain-containing protein, with the translated sequence MQSFRSEIENPLVEKDILELERKIRLFNEGKIDEERFRSLRLARGIYGQRQFGVQMIRIKLPYGKVTSEQLHRIADVSDEYSRGRLHITTRQDIQIHHVSLDRTPELWAQLEKDDITLREACGNAVRNVTASETAGIDPKEPFDVTPYAHATFQFFLRNPICQEMGRKFKMSFSATEEDTALSFIHDLGFIAKTKTVDGKEVKGFKVLLAGGLGSQPRHADVIYEFLEADLLIPTIEGVLRVFDRYGERAKRAKARLKFLVKDLGVDAFLELVAAERNALAYKTYPINTTDFEQDIVFETNEVPSVVIEDKEAYQKWKETNVIQQKQEGLYAIGIKVLLGDFYTDKARLLADLIKKYGANELRFTLRQNILIRHVREEFLPFFYTELQKLGFAEVGYNSLNDITACPGTDTCNLGIASSTGIAAELERVLKAEYPQYVNNKDITIKISGCMNACGQHNMAHIGFQGMSIKVGKLLAPALQVLVGGGVLGGGNGRFADKLIKIPSKRGPESLRILLNDFESHKQETEDFLSYYDRQGKTYFYELLKELSDTTNLTEDDFVDWGHDKNYVKAIGVGECAGVVIDLVATLLFESEEKLENASQALNNQQWSDSIYHAYAAMVNTAKALLTAEGAKTNTQAGIITNFDELFVATNKIELSSSFAELIYQINKNEPTEAFAKKYLEEASSFYKTIDAYRKVAVES
- a CDS encoding RrF2 family transcriptional regulator, whose amino-acid sequence is MLSKKTKYGIKALTFIAKQEKGTMVQIATISENENISHKFLESILLTLRKSGILGAKKGKGGGYYLLKPASEIKMTDVIRTLEGPIAMVPCVSLNYYEKCDDCPDEEACSVHKLMIQVRDNTLQVLRNNTLADLV
- a CDS encoding DUF2061 domain-containing protein — protein: MIVEQVVENKANYKEDKLSEKPLRSIIKSISWRVVGTIDTILISWVITGQVKTAFSIGAVELVTKMLLYFFHERVWNSIKWGKK
- the cysD gene encoding sulfate adenylyltransferase subunit CysD encodes the protein MNTETIQVGALESEAIYILREVVAQFEKPVLLFSGGKDSITLVRLAQKAFYPAKIPFPLLHIDTGHNFPETIEFRDRLVEELGVELIVREVQDNIDAGKVKEETGKYASRNMLQTETLLDAIEEFGFDACIGGARRDEEKARAKERIFSVRDDFGQWDEKNQRPELFDMLNGRIDLGQNVRVFPISNWTELDVWSYIQQEQIEIPSIYFAHKRATFIRDGLIWSANDEVVYREEEEEVQERMVRFRTVGDMSCTAAVLSDAIDIDTVVDEIRESSISERGARIDDKRSEAAMEKRKQQGYF